One segment of Rosa chinensis cultivar Old Blush chromosome 6, RchiOBHm-V2, whole genome shotgun sequence DNA contains the following:
- the LOC112169042 gene encoding 3-ketoacyl-CoA thiolase 1, peroxisomal-like, translating to MTLVKIFKQTHNCLLPMGVTSENVAHCFTVSRQEQDQAAVDSHRKAIVVIAAGRFKDEIIPVATKVMCNSFAVFTDNV from the exons ATGACATTG GTAAAGATCTTTAAACAAACCCATAATTGCCTTCTTCCTATGGGGGTCACCTCAGAAAATGTTGCTCATTGTTTTACTGTTTCAAGGCAGGAGCAAGATCAGGCTGCA GTTGACTCTCATAGAAAGGCAATTGTTGTTATTGCTGCTGGTAGATTTAAAGATGAAATTATCCCTGTGGCAACCAAGGTAATGTGCAATTCCTTTGCAGTTTTTACAGATAATGTTTGA
- the LOC112168778 gene encoding uncharacterized protein LOC112168778 isoform X1 — protein MQDMVCFIDPAMTGEKGCGRATSRSRSIKDCLISAPPNQIFLLPYNASYLHDVLKESKMQDMVCFIDPAMTGEKGCGRATSRSRSIKDCLISAPPNQIFLLPYNASVHWMLTVIDPDNEIVYFMDPLRRRLAGGEWKDIVDTAISMFKGERNKKGRSSVQWKNTAGIPSQPKNKQCGYFVMRYMRDIIHDTNLSFADKWARRANHVYGQVEIDEVPNEIASYVVKNILKL, from the exons ATGCAAGACATGGTTTGTTTCATTGACCCTGCAATGACTGGTGAGAAAGGGTGTGGGAGGGCAACATCGAGGTCCCGAAGTATAAAAGATTGCCTCATAAGTGCTCCTccaaatcagattttcttgTTGCCTTACAATGCATC GTACTTGCATGATGTATTAAAAGAGTCCAAAATGCAAGACATGGTTTGTTTCATTGACCCTGCAATGACTGGTGAGAAAGGGTGTGGGAGGGCAACATCGAGGTCCCGAAGTATAAAAGATTGCCTCATAAGTGCTCCTccaaatcagattttcttgTTGCCTTACAATGCATC AGTTCATTGGATGTTGACTGTGATCGATCCGGACAATGAAATTGTCTATTTTATGGATCCATTGAGAAGACGTCTTGCAGGCGGAGAATGGAAAGATATTGTTGACAC TGCCATATCAATGTTTAAAGGGGAACGTAACAAGAAAGGACGAAGTTCTGTTCAATGGAAGAACACGGCA GGTATTCCATCACAGCCAAAAAACAAACAATGCGGCTATTTTGTGATGAGATATATGAGGGATATCATCCATGATACAAACTTGTCATTTGCAGATAAG TGGGCTAGGAGAGCCAACCATGTTTATGGTCAAGTGGAAATTGATGAAGTGCCTAATGAGATCGCAAGTTATGTGGTGAAGAACATCCTCAAGCTGTAA
- the LOC112168778 gene encoding uncharacterized protein LOC112168778 isoform X2 codes for MQDMVCFIDPAMTGEKGCGRATSRSRSIKDCLISAPPNQIFLLPYNASVHWMLTVIDPDNEIVYFMDPLRRRLAGGEWKDIVDTAISMFKGERNKKGRSSVQWKNTAGIPSQPKNKQCGYFVMRYMRDIIHDTNLSFADKWARRANHVYGQVEIDEVPNEIASYVVKNILKL; via the exons ATGCAAGACATGGTTTGTTTCATTGACCCTGCAATGACTGGTGAGAAAGGGTGTGGGAGGGCAACATCGAGGTCCCGAAGTATAAAAGATTGCCTCATAAGTGCTCCTccaaatcagattttcttgTTGCCTTACAATGCATC AGTTCATTGGATGTTGACTGTGATCGATCCGGACAATGAAATTGTCTATTTTATGGATCCATTGAGAAGACGTCTTGCAGGCGGAGAATGGAAAGATATTGTTGACAC TGCCATATCAATGTTTAAAGGGGAACGTAACAAGAAAGGACGAAGTTCTGTTCAATGGAAGAACACGGCA GGTATTCCATCACAGCCAAAAAACAAACAATGCGGCTATTTTGTGATGAGATATATGAGGGATATCATCCATGATACAAACTTGTCATTTGCAGATAAG TGGGCTAGGAGAGCCAACCATGTTTATGGTCAAGTGGAAATTGATGAAGTGCCTAATGAGATCGCAAGTTATGTGGTGAAGAACATCCTCAAGCTGTAA